The DNA window GTCGATATCGCCCAGAGGATTGAACGGCAATCGCATCCGCCACATACCGCGGCCCCAGGTCGCTGCGTTCAGATACCCGGTGCCCGCAACGAGCTTCAGGTCGTTCACCTGCACGTTGGGCAGTCCAAACGGCCGAGTGCCGTTGTACCAGGTCGCTCCACCATTGCGCGTATAGAATACGCCGACATCGGTACCGACATAGAGCCGACCCGTGTTGCCCGGCTCAACTTGTACGGTATTTGCAGGCACGTCGGGCAGTCCGGTCAGTCCAGATCCGCTGACATCGACCCAAACGCGCGTAACGGCTGCCGTGTTATCGCATCGCCAAACATGGCCGGTACCGGTACCGGAAACCGTTACCCATATGCGGGTTGGCGTCGTCGGGTCGACCACAACGCAGGTGATCGCACGGTTGGGCAAACTGGGCGATCCGGTATTGATCTGCGTCCAGTTGGTGCCCGCGTTCGATGTCATCCACAGTTCGCCCTGGTTGCTGCCGGTATAGATGTAGTTGCCGTTGCTGGGCGAGATACCAATGAAGTTGACATAGCCGCTGACAGACAACTCTTGGCTTCCTAATCGCGCCGTCCACGATTGAGAGGTTTCGCTCCAGCGCCACAGGTAGTTCGACCCGGCATAGAGCAAGTTCGGGTTGGTGTAGCTCAGTTGGATCGGCGCGATAAAGCCTCGACGGTCGCTACCGAAACTAGGCGTGATCGTGTTGCTGCTGGACCAATCGTTGGCCGTGCGATAGATGTTTAGATTCTGAGAGGTGGCGTACTGAATGTTCGGATTGCTCGGGTTGATCATGCAGAAGCCGCCGTCGCCGCCGCCCACATTGCGCCAAACGTCCAGATTGCCCGAACACTGTGGCGTGGCGTTATCCTGCGTGCCGCCCAAGAGCCGGTTCGGGTCGGTCGGATGGAACGCAGATTTGTAGAACTGGGTGATGCCCAAGCGACGATTGTTGGTCGTGTTGAAGTTCCACAGGTTTGATCCGGAGTTCCAGTTAAAGGGGAATATTCCGCCGTCGTTGCCGACCAGCGCCTCGCTGGGGTTGGACCGATTGATCGCGATGGCGTGATGATCGTTGTGGGTGAGCGCCGAGTTCGTGTAGGTCTGCCCCAGCGATTGCCATGTCGCGCCGCCGTCCGGCGACTGGACGATATCGATCAAACCGACATAGATCACGTCGGTGGTCGATCCGTCGTTGCGATTTCCCACGTCCAAGAACATGTCGTAGGTGTGCTGGCTCCAGTTGTAGTTATTGCTCCCGTTCGGGAAGCCTGCAACGATGCTGGTCCAGTTGACTCCGGCATCCGTGCTGCGCCAGATGTTGCGGTTCACGCCCGAGATGATGTAGACGTTGTTATGGTTGTTGGGCGACGCCGCCACTCGCACCGAAGATTGGAACGCCGAGCTCATCGGCGTCGTCAGTTTGGTCCAAGTCGCGCCGTCGTCTGAAGATCGCCAGATCTCGCCACCGTTCGAATGCCCGCTGACGTAGAAGTATCGCTTGTTGTTGCTGGGATTGATTCTTGAATAGGAAATGTGGCTCCAAACGGCGCTGGTCGCAATCACCATCTGCCACGTGTCGCCGCCGTCGGTCGACCGGTAGACGTTTCCATTAGTGCTCGTTCTGCGCCCGACCGTCGCTAAGATGATGTTCGGCTGCTCGGGATGGATGAGCACCTTGCTGACCGACCGCCCAGCCGACTCGGCAACGAGGTGAGCCGTCCAAGTCTGGCCGCCGTCCATAGAACGCAGAATGCCCTGGCCATATCCGCCGCCGCCAGGAAAGTCGCCCGTGCCGACATAAATCGTGTTGTGGTTGATCGGGTGGATCGCTACGCTGCTTGTTCTCATGTAAGTCCAGTCGTCGCTCATCGGCGTCCAATCGGCTCCAAAGTTCTCGGTCTTCCACAATCCGCCCACGCCAGAAGTCAAGAAGTAGCGGCCCAGTCCGCCCGGATGATAAGCGACCGAGCTTATTCGACCAATGATGTTGCCCTGGCCGTAATAGATTCGATAAGGCACCGGTAAATTGCGCGGCCCGAAATACTCCCATTGGGCCGCCATGATGCCGGCTTCCGTCGGCATGGCGTCGCGATGCAAAGCGCCTTGTTCGATCGCCTTCCAATCGACCTCGTCGTAAGGAAAGGCGCGCTGCTCGATGTAGTAAAGCCACGAAGCCATATATCCAGGACGAAAAGTGCGGCCTTCTTCCTTGGCCTTTTTGTGGTTCTCGGCAAAATAGGCCTTTAGCCTGTGCACGGAGTCGTAAATGCCATAGAAGTTCTGGCCAAATCCGGATACGAACAGACCAGCCAGAAGTGCGATTGCGGTCAAGCGAACTGTGGTTCTCATTGAGGAGCCTCCTGTTTCTACGGGTAACATTCGACGCAATGGCGCAAGATTCCTATCTTGATTCTCGGCCTGGCGGTCTTTTCCGTCTACTGCCCAGTCAACGAATTGCCGCAATTACCGGCAATGATGCTTGGCGTTTCCTTCAGGGACAGGTAACTCAAGACGTGTTAGGCATGGCGCCGGGCGAGGGCCGGGCGACGGCCTTCTGCGATCCGACCGGCCATGTATTGGGAGAAGGCTACGTGCTGAGCGACGGCGATTCGGCGCTCGTCTGTGCGAGCGATCTCGCTATCTTCGAGAGGTTGGACGGTCTCCTCTTTATGGACGACGCCGCGATCAACATACTCAACCTGACATGCACGGCCATCGTTCGCGATGCGGATCCCGAGGGCCGGTGGACGCGGAACAAAGACGAAATCGTGGTTTCGTATGATCGGACGGGCTTTGGCGGGGTTGACGTCTGGTCGCATGGTGTCCAATCCAATGGGGGATTGGACGAGAGCGGTTGGCGCGCGCTTCGATATGAGCGCGGAATGCCCGAGTACGGCATCGACGTTACAGCGAAAACGATCGCGAACGAGGCGGGCGAGCGATACATGAACCGGCGCGCATCGCTGACCAAAGGCTGTTACGTCGGTCAAGAGGTGTTGATGCGAATCTATTCGCGCGGGAGAACGCAGAGAGAATTGGCGCATATTGCCATCGAAGGAAGAGAACTACCGCCAGACGGCGCGCCGATCGCCTCGCGCGATCGCGATGACGCGGGATGGATCACCGGATGCGCTTTGACGCCGCTGGGCGCCCGCGGCATGGGCTACGTTCGACGCGACTACTGGGACGGCGCCGAATTGACCGCTATCTGGGGCAACAGTTCCTGCAAAGTCTCGATAATCTCCTCGGGCTGAATCTCTCTCAGGGCTTTTCCCGCATCGGAATGCGTCAGCTTTCGGTCCGAAGGTCGATAGATCGTGCGATGGATTTCCGTCCGATAGCCCCAGCGATGGCCGGTGTTAGGATTGTGAACGCTGACGCTGGGAACCCCGAGCGAGACTGCGATGTGCCGCAGGCCCGTATCGCTGCTGAGCCAGAGACCGCACTGAGCGATTTTGGCCATCGCTTCGCGCAATGTGGTCTTTCCAACCAGATTGAGAACCTCTCCCTTGTACTCGGACAAAAACTTCTCAGCATACTCGGCCTCGTTTTGAACGCCAAAGATCGCAATCTGCCACCCGGCTTTCGATAGAAAGCGAGCGACCGGCGCCCACCGTTCCGGCGGCCACAACCGCCGGTCGGGATCGTTCGCGCCTGGCTGGATGCCGACCCATCTGCCAGACGGAAGCCGATTAGCCTGCCTCTCCTCTTTGCTAAGCCACAATTCTGGGAGCAGATTCTTGGGTGTTGCGCCCAAGACCTCGGTCAGTTTGCACAGGCTCTCGATCTCGGTGAGCGATGGGTCTTGGCTGACGGGATGGGTCAGCAATAGCGCTCTGCTTTCGGCGCGATGACCGATTCTGATCGGTATTCTCGCCCTCCACACGGTCCATGCAGAATTGACCGAACGATCGAACACAACCGCGGCGTCAAATCCCTGATCGCGCAGGAATCTGTGATCTTCCTTGGGCTGTCGCTCAATAAGTTCGGCAATCCAGGGGCAGCCCTGCATCGCCTCGATAGCGGCCCTGCCGGACATAAGCGTCAACCGGGCCTCGGGATGGGCCTGGCGCAGCGCTCGAATAGCGGGCGTCGCCGCAACCGTGTCGCCCATAAAGCGTCGCTTAGTAACCAGCAGGATCTTTCGCAACTTTCGCCAACCTCAGTTCTACCAACTTGAAGACTTCGTCGACTGCGATCTCAGACAGGCCGTCTGGCCGGTAAATAGCCCATTCGCGCTGACCATAAGGGCCCGTTCGATCCGGATCGGTAGGGCCAAAAAGGGATACGCAAGCGGCGCCCACTGCAGACGCAATGTGCGCGCTGCCCGTATCGCCGCAGACATGAAGAGCGCTCCTCTGGATAACCCTTGCCAATTGCTTAAGCGTCGTCTGCGCGATGGTCGAGCGAAAAGCCTCCTTCTTGAAGCCCTTTGCGCGCTCGCCCAACTCTACATCGCCTGGGCCGCCCACAAAGAGCGTCTGCAGACCCAGATCGCGCTCAATTCGGTCCGAAAGCTCGGCGAAACGCTCCACGGGCCATCGTTTCCACTCGCGACCCGCCGAAGGATTGAGACTGACAAACTCCCGGTCGATCCCGACGTTAGCCAGCAGCGCGTCCGCCTTCGCTGTATCGTCGGGCGAGATTTGGATCGGAAACTCGACCGGATCGACCGTCGCCCCCAAAAACCGTGGCACATCCAGATACTGGTCCACCACGTGGACGCTTTCCGGTCGCCTCTCTACGCGCTTCATCAAAAAGCGCGAGCCCTCTCGAAGCCGATTGTATCCATATCGCCGCTTGGCGCCGCATCCGACCGTCCAAACAGCCGCCTTCAACAATCCCTGAAGATCGATCGCCAGGTCGTACCGATTGGCTCGAAGCTGCTTGGCGATCGTCCAACCTTCGCGCCATGTCGAGATCGAATAGCGCTTTGGCTTCCACTTCCTTCGCGGCAAGATGTAAAGATTGTCCAGACAGGGGTTGTCGATCAGCATGTCGGCGCTCATGTCCTCCACGATCCAATCAAGGACGATATGCGGAAACGATCGTTTTATGGCCGCTGAAACAGGCAGCGCGTGCACCACATCCCCGATCGAACTGAGCTTAACGATAAGAACTCGCCGACACTCGGCCAACATGGGCTACAGCGCCATGGGCATCACGATGCAAAGGTAGTTCTCGTCCTCTGCGGGCTTTAGCACCAATGGTCGAAGCGGATCGGTCAGTTCGATGTACAGATTGTCCCCGCCCATCGCATCGATCGCGTCCAGCAGATACTTGACGTTGCAGGCCAGCTGCACCGTATCGCCCTCGGCGACAACCCCGATCTCTTCGCGACCTTCGCCATATTGCTCGTGTCGGGCCGTGATGATCAGAGAATCGTTGCCGTCAGAACTTTTGCCCATTTCGAACGATACCTTGCCGGCCGCCGGCACGGCCAACGGCTGGAGCGTGCGCAGCGCTGGCTTCAGTTCCGAAACGTGAATCTGCCACCGTCGCGTAAACTCGGTGGGGATGACGCGCTGATAGTTGGGATAGGGGCTGGTGATGGTAGAGCCTACGATCGTTGCGAGCGGCGTTTCGTACTTCACTCGGTTGCCCGCAATGTAAA is part of the Armatimonadota bacterium genome and encodes:
- a CDS encoding glycosyltransferase family 9 protein, with translation MLAECRRVLIVKLSSIGDVVHALPVSAAIKRSFPHIVLDWIVEDMSADMLIDNPCLDNLYILPRRKWKPKRYSISTWREGWTIAKQLRANRYDLAIDLQGLLKAAVWTVGCGAKRRYGYNRLREGSRFLMKRVERRPESVHVVDQYLDVPRFLGATVDPVEFPIQISPDDTAKADALLANVGIDREFVSLNPSAGREWKRWPVERFAELSDRIERDLGLQTLFVGGPGDVELGERAKGFKKEAFRSTIAQTTLKQLARVIQRSALHVCGDTGSAHIASAVGAACVSLFGPTDPDRTGPYGQREWAIYRPDGLSEIAVDEVFKLVELRLAKVAKDPAGY
- a CDS encoding glycosyltransferase family 9 protein; protein product: MRKILLVTKRRFMGDTVAATPAIRALRQAHPEARLTLMSGRAAIEAMQGCPWIAELIERQPKEDHRFLRDQGFDAAVVFDRSVNSAWTVWRARIPIRIGHRAESRALLLTHPVSQDPSLTEIESLCKLTEVLGATPKNLLPELWLSKEERQANRLPSGRWVGIQPGANDPDRRLWPPERWAPVARFLSKAGWQIAIFGVQNEAEYAEKFLSEYKGEVLNLVGKTTLREAMAKIAQCGLWLSSDTGLRHIAVSLGVPSVSVHNPNTGHRWGYRTEIHRTIYRPSDRKLTHSDAGKALREIQPEEIIETLQELLPQIAVNSAPSQ